The following are from one region of the Coriobacteriia bacterium genome:
- a CDS encoding cytochrome c biogenesis protein CcdA, with protein MSEVVALGVAFLAGVLSFLSPCVLPLIPAYLSFMTGLTSAELSGGASRIKVVVPAVLFVLGFSTVFVSMGATASVLGQFLTEYREIIEMVAGAAVIAFGVLMLGIIKVPWLYSEARMDLGRSRSFGRGAAFVMGAAFAAGWTPCVGPILGTILTMAGSSASVASGALLLLAYSMGLGLPFIAVALLFGRMTGLLKWLNRHSLVMNRIAGSLLIVIGLLIVTGQFGAVAAWLTQSIPAIEFDLPTLNE; from the coding sequence GTGTCTGAGGTAGTTGCTCTTGGCGTGGCGTTTCTCGCCGGCGTGTTGTCGTTTCTCTCACCTTGCGTGCTCCCGCTGATTCCCGCCTACCTTTCGTTCATGACCGGGTTGACGAGCGCCGAGCTCTCGGGTGGAGCGTCTCGCATCAAGGTCGTGGTGCCAGCGGTGCTGTTCGTGCTGGGCTTCTCCACCGTCTTCGTGTCGATGGGCGCGACGGCGTCGGTGCTGGGTCAGTTCCTGACGGAGTATCGGGAGATCATCGAGATGGTCGCGGGAGCCGCTGTCATCGCGTTCGGCGTGTTGATGCTCGGCATCATCAAGGTTCCGTGGCTCTATAGCGAAGCCCGCATGGACCTCGGGCGCTCCCGCTCCTTCGGGCGCGGTGCCGCGTTCGTCATGGGTGCTGCGTTTGCGGCGGGCTGGACGCCGTGTGTCGGACCCATTCTGGGCACCATACTCACGATGGCGGGCTCGTCGGCGAGTGTCGCTTCGGGCGCGCTGCTTCTGCTGGCGTACTCGATGGGACTCGGTCTGCCGTTCATAGCGGTCGCACTGCTGTTCGGGCGCATGACGGGGCTTCTGAAGTGGCTGAACCGGCACTCGTTGGTGATGAATCGCATCGCCGGGAGTCTGCTCATCGTGATTGGCCTGCTGATAGTCACCGGTCAGTTCGGAGCTGTGGCGGCGTGGTTGACGCAGTCCATCCCGGCCATTGAGTTCGATCTGCCGACGCTCAACGAATGA